In Persicimonas caeni, a single window of DNA contains:
- a CDS encoding DUF790 family protein — MLTTDLVRTRVKKGRVTPQYLDTDSEEARAKAEELIDIFERHAGGMRGDVDEAVDEAIGHGTDFLIWRGLAKLLYDRSEFETVASVDPQDIRRAVFEASGELGPVTGAEARGAVLDRAGQALELAPEEIEESLYADLEERQRLVEFKALEPLELLHRYNLALAQAVLYKATRLTIDLGETDSNMLRYLFQALKFNRLMHRAERIDGGYRLEVDGPASLFKRSRKYGLQMATFLPALLLADEWAMRAELDWEGKGKQHEMVLSHEDGLVSHYKARGQWVAEEERYFEKRFAETETDWQLERQGSIVDLDDNVVIIPDYVLTHPDGRQVYLEVVGFWRLAYLERRIEMLVDSCDVPLVLVVSERLKTGRAELAEAPAEVVFFKGVILVDKVLEAAEAASN, encoded by the coding sequence ATGCTTACGACTGATCTGGTCCGCACGCGCGTCAAGAAGGGCCGCGTCACTCCCCAATACCTCGACACCGACTCCGAAGAGGCGCGTGCGAAGGCCGAGGAGCTCATCGACATCTTCGAGCGGCACGCTGGCGGTATGCGCGGCGACGTCGACGAGGCGGTCGACGAGGCCATCGGCCACGGCACCGACTTCCTGATCTGGCGCGGTTTGGCCAAGCTCCTGTACGACCGCAGCGAGTTCGAGACGGTCGCCTCGGTCGATCCCCAGGACATTCGACGCGCGGTCTTCGAGGCCTCTGGCGAACTCGGCCCGGTGACCGGCGCCGAGGCGCGCGGCGCCGTGCTCGACAGAGCAGGGCAGGCGCTCGAACTCGCCCCTGAAGAGATCGAGGAGAGCCTGTACGCCGACCTCGAAGAGCGCCAGCGCCTCGTCGAGTTCAAAGCCCTCGAGCCCCTCGAACTCCTGCACCGTTACAACCTCGCCCTCGCTCAGGCCGTGCTCTACAAGGCCACTCGTCTGACGATTGACCTGGGCGAGACCGACTCGAATATGCTGCGCTACCTGTTCCAGGCGCTCAAGTTCAACCGGCTGATGCACCGAGCCGAGCGCATCGACGGCGGTTATCGCCTCGAGGTCGACGGCCCGGCAAGTCTGTTCAAGCGCAGCCGCAAATACGGTCTTCAGATGGCGACCTTTTTGCCCGCGCTCTTGCTCGCCGACGAATGGGCGATGCGCGCGGAACTCGACTGGGAGGGCAAGGGCAAACAGCACGAGATGGTGCTCTCCCACGAAGATGGGCTGGTCTCGCACTACAAAGCGCGCGGCCAGTGGGTCGCCGAAGAGGAGCGCTACTTCGAGAAGCGCTTCGCCGAAACCGAGACCGACTGGCAGCTCGAGCGCCAGGGATCCATCGTCGACCTCGACGACAACGTCGTCATCATCCCCGACTACGTGCTCACGCACCCCGACGGCCGGCAGGTCTACCTGGAGGTCGTCGGCTTCTGGCGGCTCGCCTACCTCGAGCGACGCATCGAGATGCTCGTCGACTCGTGTGACGTGCCATTGGTGCTGGTGGTCAGTGAACGCCTCAAGACGGGGCGTGCAGAGCTGGCTGAGGCGCCGGCGGAAGTGGTCTTTTTCAAGGGCGTCATCCTCGTCGACAAGGTCCTCGAGGCCGCTGAGGCGGCGAGCAACTAG
- the hemH gene encoding ferrochelatase, translating into MTNDMSNPNKQRTRGVLLVNLGSPESTDVGDVRTYLREFLTDPRVLDNPAPIRHAVVNLFILPSRPKDSAEAYEKIWTEEGSPLIVISERVTELLRERVDVPVELAMRYGNPSVKSALRKLASMGVDDLFVIPLYPHYAMSSYETAVAKVKDELAKLPFRMDLTFQPPFYDDPAYIDALVDSAKEYLEQDYDHVLFSYHGVPERHIKKGDPSGCYCLQTADCCRKKNPVHGMCYRHQVHATTWAFADKAGIPPEKYSLTFQSRLGRDPWLTPYTDKTLERMPSKGIKKLVVMSPAFVSDCLETIEELGMEGREDFLEAGGEEFHLVPCLNDHPKWIDVLEKFVREFEEGALVDEHPVIPQP; encoded by the coding sequence ATGACCAACGATATGTCCAATCCCAACAAACAACGCACCCGAGGCGTTCTCCTCGTCAACCTGGGCTCCCCCGAATCGACCGACGTCGGCGACGTGCGCACCTACCTGCGTGAGTTTTTGACCGACCCGCGCGTCCTCGACAACCCGGCGCCCATCCGCCACGCGGTGGTCAACCTGTTCATCTTGCCCAGCCGCCCCAAAGATTCGGCGGAGGCCTACGAGAAGATCTGGACCGAAGAGGGTTCCCCGCTGATCGTCATCAGCGAGCGGGTGACCGAGCTTCTGCGAGAGCGCGTCGACGTGCCCGTCGAGCTGGCCATGCGCTACGGCAACCCGTCGGTCAAATCGGCGCTTCGCAAGCTCGCCTCGATGGGAGTCGACGACCTGTTCGTCATCCCGCTGTACCCGCACTACGCCATGTCGAGCTACGAGACGGCGGTCGCCAAGGTCAAAGACGAGCTGGCCAAGCTGCCGTTCCGCATGGATCTGACGTTCCAGCCGCCCTTCTACGACGACCCGGCGTATATCGACGCGCTCGTCGACAGCGCCAAGGAGTACCTCGAGCAGGACTACGACCACGTGCTGTTCAGCTACCACGGCGTGCCCGAGCGGCACATCAAGAAGGGCGACCCGTCGGGATGCTATTGTCTGCAGACCGCCGACTGCTGCAGAAAGAAGAACCCGGTGCACGGCATGTGCTATCGCCACCAGGTCCACGCCACGACCTGGGCGTTCGCCGACAAGGCGGGCATCCCGCCAGAGAAATACAGCCTGACGTTCCAGTCGCGGCTCGGCCGTGACCCGTGGCTGACGCCCTACACCGACAAAACCCTCGAGCGCATGCCGTCCAAAGGCATCAAAAAGCTCGTGGTCATGTCCCCTGCGTTCGTCTCCGACTGCCTCGAGACCATCGAGGAGCTCGGCATGGAAGGACGCGAGGACTTTTTGGAGGCCGGCGGCGAGGAGTTCCACCTCGTACCCTGCCTCAACGACCACCCCAAGTGGATCGACGTGCTCGAGAAATTCGTTCGTGAATTCGAAGAAGGTGCCCTCGTAGATGAGCACCCAGTCATCCCCCAACCCTGA
- the hemG gene encoding protoporphyrinogen oxidase, producing the protein MAASDKTIAVIGAGITGLTTAFKLRQAGFDVVIFEASGHVGGQIRTKREDGYLLETGPHTLLGRDKLPTLVDELGLRGRMIEANSEANKRYLVRYGKPHAAPMDPISFLKTQLLSPLAKLRLFVEPFIPPGNRSDESLADFVTRRLGPEPLEFAVGPLVAGTFAGDPGKLSVKHAFPKLFNLEREHGSLVRGLLTRVFEGRKDPQGKKKTPRPKLISFDEGSQVLTGELETRLEDHIERESRVYSLEKKSNGRWLVRFRQSDKRRQKTVDAVVSTIPTHALAEVELDGAEPFAPLDDVYYPPVSILAMGFRCEDVEHPLDGFGMLIPAEERRSILGTLFMSTLFPGRAPDGQVLLTSFVGGARDPELALEDKSILVERALADLDDLLGLRGQPQFTEHIVWKKAIPQYEVGYARFHEIMDDLEADNPGLFLVGNFRNGIAVPDLVTAGYEAAERISQFIS; encoded by the coding sequence ATGGCTGCGTCCGATAAAACCATCGCTGTAATCGGCGCCGGGATCACCGGGCTGACGACCGCCTTCAAGTTGCGCCAGGCCGGCTTCGACGTCGTCATCTTCGAGGCGTCGGGGCATGTGGGCGGCCAGATTCGCACCAAGCGCGAGGACGGCTACCTGCTCGAGACCGGCCCGCACACCCTGCTCGGCCGCGACAAGCTCCCGACGCTCGTCGACGAGCTCGGCTTGCGAGGCCGGATGATCGAGGCAAATTCGGAGGCGAATAAGCGCTACCTGGTGCGCTACGGCAAGCCGCACGCCGCGCCGATGGACCCGATCTCGTTTCTGAAGACCCAGCTCTTGTCGCCTCTAGCCAAGCTGCGCCTCTTCGTCGAGCCGTTCATCCCGCCGGGCAACCGCTCCGACGAGAGCCTCGCCGACTTCGTGACCCGCCGGTTGGGCCCCGAGCCGCTCGAGTTCGCCGTGGGACCGCTCGTCGCCGGCACGTTTGCGGGCGACCCGGGCAAGCTGTCGGTCAAGCACGCCTTCCCCAAGCTCTTCAACCTCGAGCGCGAGCACGGCTCGCTTGTGCGCGGCCTGCTCACACGTGTGTTCGAGGGCCGCAAGGACCCGCAGGGCAAAAAGAAGACCCCTCGCCCCAAGCTCATCTCCTTCGACGAAGGCTCGCAGGTGCTCACCGGCGAGTTGGAGACGCGCCTCGAAGACCACATCGAGCGCGAGTCGCGGGTTTACAGCCTCGAAAAGAAGAGCAACGGGCGCTGGCTGGTGCGCTTTCGCCAGTCGGACAAGCGCCGCCAAAAGACCGTCGACGCGGTGGTCTCCACCATCCCGACCCACGCCCTGGCCGAGGTCGAGCTCGACGGCGCGGAGCCCTTCGCCCCGCTCGACGACGTCTACTACCCGCCGGTGTCGATCCTGGCGATGGGCTTTCGCTGCGAAGATGTCGAGCACCCGCTCGACGGCTTCGGCATGCTCATCCCCGCCGAGGAGCGCCGCAGCATCCTGGGCACGCTGTTCATGAGCACCCTCTTCCCGGGCCGCGCCCCCGACGGACAGGTCCTGCTGACGAGCTTTGTCGGCGGCGCCCGCGACCCCGAGCTCGCCCTCGAAGACAAGAGCATCCTCGTGGAGCGCGCCCTGGCCGACCTCGACGACCTGCTCGGCCTGCGCGGTCAGCCGCAATTCACCGAGCATATCGTCTGGAAGAAGGCCATCCCGCAATACGAAGTCGGCTACGCCCGCTTCCACGAGATCATGGACGACCTCGAAGCGGACAACCCGGGGTTGTTCTTGGTGGGCAACTTCCGAAACGGCATCGCGGTGCCCGACCTCGTCACCGCCGGCTACGAAGCAGCCGAGCGCATTAGCCAGTTTATAAGTTAA
- a CDS encoding protein-L-isoaspartate(D-aspartate) O-methyltransferase has protein sequence MKSTDFSWKRERMVEEQIKRRGVEQKAVLEAMAEVPREEFVPDKYKTTAYSDRPLPIGEGQTISQPYMVAMMTESLQLGPEDKVLEIGAGSGYAAAILSRVAGEVYTVERHRSLAEQARERFEKLGYDNIHVRHADGTKGWAEEAPFDAIVAAAAGPTVPESLKHQLAQGGRLVIPVGQRMGAQTLMRVTRAQQNGDFKEENLGAVRFVPLIGSEGFEEPGGPSPGSRFLEG, from the coding sequence ATGAAGAGCACTGATTTTAGTTGGAAGCGAGAGCGAATGGTCGAGGAGCAGATCAAGCGACGCGGCGTCGAGCAGAAGGCGGTGCTCGAGGCGATGGCCGAGGTGCCTCGCGAGGAGTTCGTGCCCGACAAGTACAAGACGACCGCCTACAGCGACCGCCCGCTTCCCATCGGCGAGGGACAGACGATCTCGCAGCCGTATATGGTGGCGATGATGACCGAGTCGCTGCAGCTAGGACCCGAGGACAAGGTGCTCGAAATCGGCGCCGGCTCGGGTTACGCGGCGGCCATCTTGAGCCGGGTCGCAGGTGAGGTCTACACCGTCGAGCGCCATCGCTCGTTGGCGGAGCAAGCACGTGAGCGCTTCGAGAAGCTCGGCTACGATAATATCCACGTGCGCCACGCCGACGGCACCAAGGGCTGGGCCGAAGAGGCCCCCTTCGACGCCATCGTCGCCGCCGCCGCCGGCCCCACGGTGCCCGAGTCCCTCAAACACCAACTCGCCCAGGGCGGCCGCCTGGTCATCCCCGTGGGCCAGCGCATGGGCGCTCAGACCCTGATGCGCGTGACCCGCGCCCAACAAAACGGCGATTTCAAAGAAGAGAACTTGGGCGCGGTGCGCTTCGTGCCGCTCATCGGCAGCGAGGGCTTCGAGGAGCCCGGCGGGCCCAGCCCGGGTTCGCGTTTTTTGGAAGGATAG
- the hemL gene encoding glutamate-1-semialdehyde 2,1-aminomutase, whose product MLEKSQKLLERARKTIPGGVNSPVRAFNSVGGTPPFIKKAEGAYIFDEDDNRYIDFVLTWGPAILGHANPKVVQAAQEAVALGSSFGAPTAREVNMAEMIVERVPGLDRVRLVNSGTEACMSAIRVARGAKGRDKIIKFEGCYHGHADSFLIAAGSGALTLGVPNSPGVTEGTAKDTLLAEFNNIDSVRELMEANKDEVAAVILEPICGNTGCIPPLDGFLTKLRELCDEHDVALIIDEVMTGFRVSRGGAAQLYDVQADIYCFGKVIGGGFPLAAYGGTEEMMSFVAPDGPVYQAGTLSGNPVAVAAGTAQLEQLDDSVYEALEARGQQLQEGMQSIIDEHDYPLFQHRVGSMFSLFFSEGPIRDHEDVKKCDIPRFNKFFHAMLDRGVYLAPSQFEAGFLATAHTEAIIDEVLEKAEESLAEVF is encoded by the coding sequence ATGCTCGAAAAAAGCCAGAAACTCCTCGAACGCGCCCGCAAAACCATCCCCGGCGGGGTCAACTCGCCGGTACGCGCCTTCAACAGCGTGGGCGGCACCCCGCCGTTCATCAAGAAGGCCGAAGGGGCGTATATCTTCGACGAAGACGACAACCGCTACATCGACTTCGTGCTGACCTGGGGCCCGGCCATCTTGGGCCACGCCAACCCCAAGGTCGTCCAAGCCGCGCAAGAGGCCGTCGCGCTGGGGTCGTCGTTCGGCGCGCCCACCGCGCGCGAAGTCAACATGGCCGAGATGATCGTCGAGCGCGTCCCCGGCCTCGACCGGGTGCGCCTGGTCAACAGCGGCACCGAGGCGTGCATGTCGGCCATCCGCGTGGCCCGCGGCGCCAAAGGCCGCGACAAGATCATCAAGTTCGAGGGCTGCTACCACGGCCACGCCGACTCGTTCCTCATCGCCGCCGGCTCCGGCGCGCTCACCCTGGGCGTCCCGAACTCCCCGGGCGTCACTGAGGGCACCGCCAAGGACACGCTCCTGGCCGAGTTCAACAATATCGACTCGGTGCGCGAGCTCATGGAGGCCAACAAAGACGAGGTCGCCGCGGTGATCCTCGAGCCCATCTGCGGCAACACCGGCTGCATCCCGCCGCTCGACGGCTTTTTGACCAAGCTTCGCGAGCTGTGCGACGAGCACGACGTCGCGCTCATCATTGACGAGGTGATGACCGGCTTTCGCGTCTCGCGCGGCGGCGCCGCCCAGCTGTACGACGTGCAGGCGGATATCTACTGTTTCGGAAAGGTCATCGGCGGCGGATTCCCGCTGGCGGCCTACGGCGGCACCGAAGAGATGATGAGCTTCGTGGCCCCCGACGGGCCGGTCTACCAGGCCGGAACGCTCAGCGGAAACCCGGTCGCCGTCGCCGCCGGCACCGCCCAGCTCGAGCAGCTCGACGACTCGGTCTACGAGGCCCTCGAAGCCCGCGGCCAGCAGCTCCAAGAGGGCATGCAGAGCATCATCGACGAGCACGACTACCCGCTGTTCCAGCACCGGGTCGGCTCGATGTTCTCGCTGTTCTTTAGTGAGGGGCCGATTCGCGACCACGAGGACGTCAAGAAGTGCGACATCCCGCGCTTCAACAAGTTCTTCCACGCCATGCTCGACCGCGGCGTCTACCTCGCCCCGAGCCAATTCGAGGCCGGTTTCCTCGCCACGGCCCACACCGAGGCGATCATCGACGAAGTGCTCGAGAAGGCAGAAGAGTCGCTCGCAGAAGTCTTCTAG
- a CDS encoding DEAD/DEAH box helicase — MDEQLTLRLDGAPQRPDAEPLELRFEAGTLVIDGLAKGDEPLPDELTWDDRIERYRGEAIDYRLVLAKLLRVGHTVVDRAREYVECDFTIEERLEPYEHQREALEAWHRAGKRGLVVLPTGAGKTYVAQMAIESVARSTLVVVPTIDLMNQWSGVLEEAFGCKVGLLGGGYHEIEDLTVTTYDSAAIHMERIGGQFGLVVFDEAHHLPGEVYRQAADCSIAPFRLGLTATPERADGKEAMLDELIGPIVYRKSIKELSGDILADYEVRTVPVAMTDDDFQVYSAARKFYRDFVEARGIRMSSRSGWPRFLAATNQSEKGRRALKAYQLQKRLALVHEAKMHKLYELLERHHDDRVLVFTNDNDSVYEISEKALVPAITHQTKIKERKEILARFNEGTYRVVVTSKVLNEGVDVPKAAIAVILSGSGSVREHVQRLGRILRRAEDKRAVLYELVTENSVETYVSERRRKHDAYD, encoded by the coding sequence ATGGACGAACAACTCACACTCAGGCTCGACGGGGCTCCTCAAAGGCCCGACGCCGAGCCGCTCGAGCTTCGCTTCGAGGCCGGCACGCTGGTGATCGACGGTCTGGCCAAAGGCGACGAACCGCTGCCCGATGAGCTTACGTGGGACGACCGAATCGAGCGCTATCGCGGCGAGGCCATCGACTACCGGCTCGTCTTGGCCAAGCTGCTTCGAGTCGGCCACACCGTAGTCGACCGCGCCCGCGAGTACGTCGAGTGCGACTTCACCATCGAGGAGCGCCTCGAGCCCTACGAGCACCAGCGTGAGGCGCTCGAGGCGTGGCATCGCGCCGGAAAACGCGGTTTGGTCGTGCTGCCCACGGGCGCCGGAAAGACCTACGTCGCCCAGATGGCCATCGAGTCGGTCGCCCGCAGCACGCTTGTGGTCGTGCCGACCATCGACCTGATGAACCAGTGGTCGGGCGTGCTCGAGGAGGCCTTCGGGTGCAAGGTCGGCCTGCTCGGCGGCGGCTACCACGAGATCGAGGACCTGACGGTGACTACCTACGACTCGGCGGCCATCCACATGGAGCGTATTGGTGGGCAATTTGGCCTCGTGGTGTTCGACGAGGCGCATCATCTCCCGGGCGAGGTCTACCGGCAGGCAGCCGACTGTAGCATCGCGCCGTTCCGGCTGGGGCTGACCGCCACGCCCGAGCGCGCCGACGGCAAAGAGGCGATGCTCGACGAACTCATCGGCCCCATTGTGTATCGCAAGTCGATCAAAGAGCTCTCCGGCGACATCCTCGCCGACTACGAGGTGCGCACGGTGCCGGTGGCGATGACCGACGATGACTTCCAGGTCTATTCAGCGGCGCGCAAGTTCTACCGCGATTTTGTCGAAGCGCGCGGGATTCGGATGTCGTCGCGAAGCGGCTGGCCGCGATTCTTGGCGGCCACAAACCAGTCCGAGAAGGGCAGGCGGGCGCTCAAAGCCTACCAACTCCAGAAGCGTCTGGCGCTGGTGCACGAGGCGAAGATGCACAAGCTCTACGAGCTGCTCGAGCGCCACCACGACGACCGCGTCCTCGTCTTCACCAACGACAACGACAGCGTCTACGAAATCAGCGAGAAGGCGCTCGTGCCCGCGATCACCCACCAGACCAAGATCAAAGAGCGCAAGGAGATCCTGGCGCGCTTCAACGAGGGCACCTACCGCGTCGTGGTCACCAGCAAGGTGCTCAACGAGGGCGTCGATGTGCCCAAGGCGGCCATCGCGGTCATTCTGTCGGGCTCCGGTTCGGTGCGAGAGCATGTCCAGCGCCTGGGGCGTATCTTGCGCCGCGCCGAGGACAAACGCGCAGTGCTCTACGAGTTGGTGACCGAGAATTCCGTCGAGACGTACGTCAGCGAGCGACGAAGGAAGCACGATGCTTACGACTGA
- the hemB gene encoding porphobilinogen synthase — translation MSERFDLPRRPRRLRRNENIRSLVRETHLSKDDLIMPVFITAEENVKNEISSMPGIYQYSLDRVDEELETLVERGITRVILFGIPESKDEVGSDTWHEHGVMQEAVRHIKKQHPEMYVITDVCFCEYTSHGHCGVVDEEGNLLNDPTLANLQKQAISHAEAGADMVAPSGMLDGMIKAMRTGLDEAGHAEMPIMSYAVKYASAFYGPFRDAVDSSPRFGDRRAYQMDPPNTREAMVEAALDVEEGADILMVKPALSYMDVIQKVRERFELPVAAYNVSGEYAMVKAAAEKGWIDGDAVAYEKLLSMKRAGADIILTYFARDLAPMLG, via the coding sequence ATGTCCGAACGATTCGACCTGCCCAGACGCCCTCGGCGGCTTCGCCGCAACGAGAATATCCGCAGCCTCGTGCGTGAGACGCACCTGAGCAAAGACGACCTCATCATGCCGGTGTTCATCACCGCCGAGGAGAACGTCAAAAACGAGATCTCGTCGATGCCCGGCATCTACCAGTACTCGCTCGACCGGGTCGACGAAGAGTTGGAGACGCTCGTCGAGCGTGGGATCACGCGGGTGATTCTGTTCGGGATTCCCGAGTCCAAAGACGAGGTCGGCTCGGATACATGGCACGAGCACGGGGTGATGCAAGAGGCGGTGCGCCACATCAAAAAGCAGCACCCAGAGATGTACGTCATCACCGACGTGTGCTTCTGCGAGTACACCTCGCACGGGCACTGCGGCGTGGTCGATGAGGAGGGGAACCTGCTCAACGACCCGACACTGGCGAACCTGCAAAAGCAGGCGATCTCGCACGCCGAGGCCGGCGCCGACATGGTCGCCCCGTCGGGCATGCTCGACGGCATGATCAAGGCGATGCGCACCGGCCTCGACGAGGCGGGGCACGCCGAGATGCCGATCATGAGCTACGCGGTCAAGTACGCCTCGGCGTTCTACGGGCCGTTCCGCGACGCGGTCGACTCGAGCCCGCGCTTCGGCGACCGGCGCGCCTACCAGATGGATCCGCCGAATACCCGCGAGGCAATGGTCGAGGCGGCGCTCGACGTCGAGGAAGGCGCCGACATCCTGATGGTCAAGCCGGCGCTGTCGTATATGGACGTCATCCAGAAAGTGCGGGAGCGCTTCGAGCTGCCCGTGGCCGCCTACAACGTCTCGGGCGAGTACGCGATGGTCAAAGCGGCGGCCGAGAAAGGCTGGATCGACGGCGATGCCGTGGCCTACGAGAAGCTCCTGTCGATGAAGCGCGCCGGGGCGGACATCATTCTGACGTATTTCGCGCGCGATCTTGCGCCGATGCTCGGTTGA
- a CDS encoding trypsin-like serine peptidase yields MMTLTRLFWTLCLLGLAASLAACHEAAATDAPEGQKPASSQTAGGKADIYGKDDRHDYYESADPVLKQVADATAVLVRPFRVKDGDSPETRRLRDDTFAEEKNLCASEPYREQRAPGFCTGFLVAPDVLATAAHCVDDLADCKNTRFVFDFRYESADDDPTLVDADDIYSCASLLARQHDDQIGRDIGTDWALVRLDRTVDDRAPVSLRDRGVLGEGDWVGLVGHPSGLPLKIAPGGRVFDVSSDVYFSSDLDSYGGNSGSPVVNMITGAVEGIHVRGTRDFVDTEAGCSVSRVCEEVGDDGCGGNSAVRVGQFRPWIAPPAGSAGWVRAEGHGFEAHGDEWTSTVEVDASGSVDFVTVDVDTDVALPGDARVILEVDDRVVDLTRMYHGRVDLGGESAVASLYGAEVAGRWTLRLKGVNPESIHAWRLGVHRN; encoded by the coding sequence ATGATGACTCTGACGAGGCTATTCTGGACACTTTGCCTTTTGGGACTGGCCGCATCGTTGGCGGCGTGCCACGAAGCGGCGGCCACCGACGCACCCGAGGGCCAGAAACCGGCGTCCTCGCAGACGGCAGGCGGCAAGGCGGACATCTATGGCAAGGACGACCGACACGATTATTACGAGAGTGCCGACCCAGTGCTGAAGCAGGTGGCCGACGCGACTGCAGTGCTCGTGCGCCCCTTCCGCGTCAAAGACGGCGACTCGCCCGAGACGCGGCGCCTGCGCGACGACACCTTCGCCGAAGAGAAGAACCTGTGCGCCTCCGAGCCCTACCGAGAGCAGCGTGCGCCCGGCTTCTGTACGGGCTTCCTCGTCGCCCCGGATGTCCTCGCCACCGCCGCCCATTGCGTCGACGACCTCGCCGACTGCAAGAACACGCGCTTCGTGTTCGACTTTCGCTACGAGTCGGCCGACGACGACCCGACTCTGGTCGACGCCGACGATATCTATAGCTGCGCGTCCCTGCTCGCCCGCCAGCATGACGACCAGATTGGCCGAGACATCGGCACCGACTGGGCGTTGGTGCGCCTCGACCGCACGGTCGACGACCGCGCGCCGGTGAGTCTTCGTGACCGCGGCGTGCTCGGCGAAGGCGATTGGGTCGGCTTGGTCGGCCATCCCTCGGGACTCCCGCTCAAAATCGCCCCGGGAGGGCGCGTCTTCGATGTCTCAAGCGACGTCTACTTTTCGTCCGACCTCGACAGCTACGGCGGAAACTCCGGCTCGCCGGTGGTCAACATGATCACCGGCGCGGTCGAGGGGATTCATGTGCGCGGCACCAGGGACTTCGTCGACACCGAAGCCGGCTGCTCGGTCTCGCGGGTTTGCGAAGAGGTCGGCGACGACGGCTGCGGAGGCAACTCGGCCGTGCGCGTAGGGCAGTTTCGACCGTGGATTGCGCCGCCGGCGGGGTCCGCGGGATGGGTACGCGCCGAGGGGCATGGCTTCGAAGCGCACGGCGACGAGTGGACGAGCACCGTCGAGGTCGACGCGTCCGGCTCGGTCGACTTCGTGACAGTCGACGTCGACACGGACGTCGCGTTGCCGGGCGACGCACGTGTCATCTTAGAAGTCGACGACCGCGTGGTCGATCTGACGCGAATGTATCACGGGCGCGTCGACCTCGGCGGCGAGTCGGCTGTGGCGTCGCTATACGGCGCCGAGGTGGCGGGACGTTGGACGTTGCGCCTCAAAGGAGTCAATCCGGAGTCCATACACGCATGGCGCCTGGGAGTGCATCGGAACTAG
- the hemE gene encoding uroporphyrinogen decarboxylase: MNSRERFLKACRCEPVDRPPIWIMRQAGRHLPEYRELRADHSFHDVVQTPELALEVTMQPLRRYDVDAAIVFSDILVIPEAMGQPYGFPEGGGIEMDFAIETEEDVDALKVDRVEQKLNYVAKSLRLIKQELAGERALIGFSGSPWTLATYMIEGKSSKHYTKAKKLFYTNRPLFDRLMRKITSAVVRYLKMQIVAGVDAVQIFDSWGGVLSPDAFAEASAFWMKKIVDAVKDDVPVIVFSKGMSHLPDIMASTGANVIGVNWNTRLSHVRRSLPENVGVQGNLDPVILETNEATVEREALRILEDMRGLNGHIFNLGHGIAPGADPKNVKRLVDTVVNFK, encoded by the coding sequence ATGAACTCTCGAGAACGATTCCTCAAAGCCTGCCGGTGTGAGCCGGTCGACCGTCCCCCCATCTGGATCATGCGCCAGGCAGGTCGCCACCTGCCCGAGTACCGCGAGTTGCGCGCCGACCACAGCTTTCACGACGTGGTCCAGACGCCCGAGCTCGCCCTCGAGGTGACGATGCAGCCGCTTCGTCGCTACGACGTCGACGCGGCGATCGTCTTCTCGGACATTTTGGTCATCCCCGAGGCGATGGGCCAGCCGTACGGCTTCCCCGAAGGCGGCGGCATCGAGATGGACTTCGCCATCGAGACCGAAGAGGACGTCGACGCGCTCAAGGTCGACCGCGTCGAGCAAAAGCTCAACTACGTGGCCAAATCGCTGCGCCTCATCAAGCAGGAACTCGCCGGCGAGCGCGCGCTCATCGGGTTTTCGGGCTCGCCGTGGACCCTGGCGACCTACATGATTGAGGGCAAGAGCTCGAAGCACTACACCAAGGCCAAGAAACTCTTCTACACCAACCGGCCGCTGTTCGACCGGTTGATGCGCAAGATCACCAGCGCCGTGGTGCGCTACCTGAAGATGCAGATCGTCGCCGGCGTCGACGCCGTCCAGATCTTCGACAGCTGGGGCGGCGTGCTCTCCCCGGATGCGTTCGCCGAGGCCTCGGCGTTCTGGATGAAGAAGATCGTCGACGCTGTCAAAGACGACGTGCCCGTCATCGTCTTCTCCAAGGGCATGTCGCACCTGCCCGACATCATGGCGAGCACCGGCGCCAACGTCATCGGCGTCAACTGGAACACCCGCCTGTCGCACGTGCGCCGCAGCCTGCCCGAGAACGTCGGCGTGCAGGGCAACCTCGATCCGGTCATTTTGGAGACCAACGAGGCGACCGTCGAGCGCGAGGCGCTGCGCATCCTCGAGGACATGCGTGGGCTGAATGGCCACATCTTCAACCTCGGCCACGGCATCGCGCCGGGCGCCGACCCGAAGAACGTCAAGCGGCTCGTCGATACGGTCGTCAATTTCAAATAG